The Couchioplanes caeruleus sequence CGTCGCCTGGATCACCCTCGAGGACGAGGACGACCAGGCGTCGGGTTTCTGGACGTACGTGGTGGCGGCGCTACGCCGCGCCGGGGTCGCCATCTCCCCGGCGTTGACGGCCCTGCCCTCGCGGTCGGGCGTGGACAGATCGTTCCTGGTACGGCTGGCAGCGGAGCTGTCGGAACACGAGATGCCCCTGCTGCTCGTCCTCGACGGCGCGTCCAGCCTCGCCGGCGAACAGTGGGCCGCGGACCTGGAGTTCGTCCTGCGGCACACGAGCCCGGTGCTGCGGCTGGCGTTGATCGGCCGCTGGGACCCGCCCCTGCCGCTGCACCGGTACCGGCTCGCCGGACGACTGACCGAGATCCGCAGCGAGAATCTCGCCTTCACCACCGAGGAGGCGGCCGAGCTCCTCGCGCTGCACGGCGTCGAGCTGAGCCCGCCGAGGCTGGCGTCGCTGCTGGAGCACACCGAGGGCTGGGCGGCCGGCCTGCGGTTGTTCGCCATGGCCCTGCAGGATCACCGCGACGCCGAACATCTCGTCGACACCATCACCGGCAATGAGGCCACCATCGCGGAGTACTTCGTCGACGAGGTGTTGCGGGTCCAGCCACCGCATGTCCGGGCATTTCTCCTGGAAGCCAGCATCCTGGACACGTTCACTCCCGAGCTGGCCGAGGCCGTCACCGGGCGGGCCGACGCCCGGCGGCTGCTCGCGGAGCTCGAGCGGCGCAACGCTTTCGTCCAGCCGGCGGCCGAGTACTCGGCGACGTACCGGTTCCACCGCCTGTTCGCCGAGCTGCTGCGTGCCCAGCTCATGTGCGAGGCCCCGGAACGGACGGCGAATCTCCACGGTCACGCCGCGGTCTGGCTGGCGGCGCACGGCCAGACCGTCGAGGCGGTCAGCCACGCCGTCAAGGCGCGGGACTGGCACGCGGCCGCCACGATCGCCATCGACCACTACATGATCGGCCGGCTGGTGCTCGAGGGCCGTAGCTGCCGGCTGGGTGCCCTGCTGGGGCAGCTTCCGGACGACTGCGAGGACGCCGAGGCCGCCGTCGTGGCCGCCGCGCTGGCCCTGGCCGACGGCTCCGTCGACCGCTGTGCCCGGCATCTTGCCCGAGCCGAGGACCTGGTCATCCGCCGCGGGTGGGAGTACACCGAGGCCCTCGCCCTGGCCGACTCGGTCCTCGGCGTCCTGCTCGCGGCGGCGCGCGACGATCATCCCCAGGTGCTGCAGTTCAGCCCGGCCATCGAGCAGGCACTCGGCCGGGTGCCGGCCGCGGTGCTGACGAACCGTCCCGAGCTGCGGCTGCTGACCACGGCCGCCCAAGGTTCGGCCCACAGCCACCTCGGCGCCGTCGACGCGGCCGCGACGTGCCTGACGCAGGTCGCGACCTCCACGGCGGCCGGTTGCCGGGGCCTGGCGATCGACTCCCTCGCCCATCTGTCGCTCGTCGAGGCCTACCGGGGGCGGCTCGACCGGGCCGGCAAGCTGGCCACCGAGGCCCTCGAGGCCGCCGACCAGTGCGGGCTGGAACCTGCCCGCAGACCCGTGCTCGCCCATCTGACCCTGGCCTGGGTGGCGATGGAGCGGTACCAGGTCGACGCGGCCGGACGTCATCTGCGGGCCTCGGACCCGAGGCATCACCCGCGGACCGACGGTGTCGCAGCGGCCGCCTACGGCCTGGTGAAGTCGCGCCGGTTGCAGGCGCGTGGCGAGCTGCGAGGTGCCATGGGACTGCTCGAGGAGGCTCTGACGGCGCCCGGTCCCCCGCCTCCGGAGTGGCTCGCGCGGGAGCTGACCGTGTCGCACGGCCACCTGCTGATCGTCACCGGTCGGCCCGGCGAGGCGGTCGAGACCGTCGGCCGGTTCGCCACGCCGCATCCGGCGGAGGTGGTCGTGCTCCATGCCGCGGCCCTCGCCGCCGGCGGGGCACCGGAGCAGGCGGCCGAGACCCTCGTGCCGGTGCTGGCCTCGACCGCGCTGACCCCACCGACCTGTGTGGAGGCCTGGCTCGTCATGGCCACGATCGCCGAGCAGCTCGGCGAGGTCGAGCGGGCACGCAACTCCCTGCGGCACGCGTTGCGCGCCGCCGGACCGGAGTTCCAGCGCCGCGCCGTCCAGCAGGTCTGGGCACGGCTACGCCGGGTGCTGCGCGACGACGACGAGCTCGCCCAGCAGTACCGGCTCCTGCAGGGCGAGACGCCCGCGGTTCCACGCCCGGGCGTACGCGCGACGGATGCCGGCGGCGTGGTGATCGTCGAGACGCTGAGCCGGCGCGAGATGGAGGTGCTGCACGGCATGGCGGCCATGCTGCCGACCGAGGAGATCGCCGCCACGTTGTACGTCTCGGTCAACACGGTCAAGACCCACGTCCGCAGCATCCTGCGGAAACTCTCCGCCTCGCGACGCAACGAGGCGGTGCGCCGGGCCCGCTCGCTGGGCCTGATCGGCGACGTCACTCGCCCGGGATGACGTACCACGACGAGGGTCGGCCCAGGCTGAGTGCCGGCCGGCCGAAGGAGGACGACGATGCCCGCGAAGGCGGATCACTGTCTGCGTCCGTGGCAGGTCGAGCTGCTCAAGCTGCAGCGCCACCTGGAGGCCGAGGATCTGCGGATGATCGTGCTGTTCGAGGGCCGGGACGCCGCGGGCAAGGGCGGGGCGATCCGGCGGGTCACCCGCTACATGAACGAGAAGCGCTACCGCGTGGTCGCGCTCGGGCGGCCCACCGAGGACCAGCGGTCCCAGTGGTACTTCCAGCGCTACGTCGCCCAGTTCCCGACCGGCGGGGAGATCGTGCTGTTCGATCGGAGCTGGTACAACCGCGCGATGGTGGAACGGGTCTTCGGGTTCTGCAGCCAGAGGGAGTACCAGCACTTCCTGCGGGGCGTCACCGGCTTCGAGAAGGACCTCGTCCGTCAGGGCACCGTCCTCGTCAAGCTGTACTTCAGCGTCACCAAGGAGGAGCAGGCCCGCCGCTTCGAGCGGCGCCTGACGGATCCGCTGCGCCGGTGGAAGCTCAGCGAGATCGACCTGCAGGCCCAGGACCGATGGGACGACTTCACCAACCACAAGTACGAGATGCTGGTGCGCACAGACATCAAGGCTGCTCCCTGGCTGATCGTCCGCTCCAACGACAAGCGACGGGCACGACTGAACACCATCAAGGTCATCCTCAACGCGGTCGACTACAAGGAGCGGGCGACGGATCTCGACTTCCGCCCGGACCCGCTGATCGTCGTCCCGGGCGCGGACGAGGTCGCCCTGATGCAAGCCCAGCGCAGGCGCAGCGGCAGGTTCACGGGATGACGGATCGGCGCACCCGACGACGGAGGGAAGGCTCATGTCCGAGGCGTCATACCAGGTCAGGGTCTCCGGGGTGATCCCGGCCGAACTGCTGTCGGAACTACACGACCTGACCGTCAGCGTCGAACCGCCGGAAACCGTGCTGCACGGCTGCCTGCCGGACCAGTCCGCGGTCGTCGGCCTGATCTCCCGCCTGCACGGTCTCGGGCTGCGCCTGGTCGAGGTACGGCGGCTCCCCGCGGACGAGGACCCGGTGCCGCCGCCCGGCATCGCACGCTGATCCGCGCGCCACGGTCACGGCCCCGTCGTGGCCGCCGGCGACCGCCGCAAACGCTCGGTGGCGGCCGGCTCCCGGGTTCCCGGCTCTCCGGTGGCCGGCTCCCCGGGTGCCGGCTCCCCGCGCGGCGCGACCCGGGCGCCGAACCGGGTCGCCCACGGATCGGCGGTCAGCCCGTGTGCCACGACGCTGAGCAGCACGGTCACGACGATGACAGCGACCGCGGGCGCGGCGCGCCCGCCGAGATGCTCCACGGCGAGCAGCGCGAAGACGACGGAGGCGAGCCCGCGAGGGCCGAACCAGCCGACGAACAGGACGGCGCGAGCCCCGAAACCGGCACCGGCGAGGCTCAGGGCCACCGGGACCATCCGCATCAGCGTCAGGCTCAGCACGGCATAGAGGACCGTCATAGTGTCGATTCGTCCGTACAGCAGGGGTACGGCGATCGCACCGAAGAGCAGCCAGACCAGCAGCGACGCCAGGCCGGCCGTCTGCTCGACGTAGGACACCGCGCGCGGGCGGCCGCGCCCGGCGACGTGCCCGAACGCGATGCCCCCGGCGAAGGCGGCGACGAACCCGTTGCCCTGACCGACAAGGGCTCCGGCGTACGCCACCAGAGCGAGCGCGAGGACCGCGGGGCCCGCGTAGCTCTCGTCCGTCCAGCCCCGCCGGCTCGCCACCCGTACGATCCATCCCCCCGAGGCTCCGATCACCGCGCCGATCACCGCGCCCGCCACGAGCTGCAGCACGGCCGCGAATGCGTTCGCGTCGGCATGCCCGGGAGCCGAGGCCGCCCCGGCGAGCGCCACCATCACGATCGGCGTGACGAAGCCGTCGTTCAGGCCACTCTCGACGTTCAGGATGCGCCGGATCCGGACCGGCACCGCGGGATGGGTGATCACGACGGCGCCGAGCGCGGCGTCCGTCGGGGCGAGCGCGGCACCGATCAGCAGCGCGATCCACGGCGACCCGATGCCGGGCAACGCCCAGGCGACGGCGGCGCCCACCACCACGGTGAGCGGCAGGGCCAGGCCGAGGAGCCGGCCGTACACGCCGGCGTCCGAGCGCAGCTCCCGGACGCCGACCCGGGCCGCGTCGGAGAACAGCACCCAGGCGAGCGTCACCTCGGTGAGCACCGCGACGCCGGCCGCGCCGGCGTCCGCATCGACGTCCGAGAGCGCCGCCAGCAAGACTCCGAGGCCGACGAAGGCGATCGGCGCGGTCAGATCGGCGCGCTCCAGCCTGGCCGAGAAGGCACCCCAGGCGAACACGGCGACCGCGATCAGTGCGAGGGCGCTCGAGGTCACGACCCATCTCAGCGCGGGACGCCGGCGGGTGGATCGTCCGCCGCGAATGGTGGCGTCCGCATCTCACTCGCGGCGGATGGCGCGGCGGAATTCAC is a genomic window containing:
- a CDS encoding LuxR C-terminal-related transcriptional regulator, giving the protein MRADLVVTTPVIGPETDGDPLLESKFEIPERPRFMVARPRLLDTLIARRDAPVTLVVGPAGSGKTQLAASWVRGEAAHAAVAWITLEDEDDQASGFWTYVVAALRRAGVAISPALTALPSRSGVDRSFLVRLAAELSEHEMPLLLVLDGASSLAGEQWAADLEFVLRHTSPVLRLALIGRWDPPLPLHRYRLAGRLTEIRSENLAFTTEEAAELLALHGVELSPPRLASLLEHTEGWAAGLRLFAMALQDHRDAEHLVDTITGNEATIAEYFVDEVLRVQPPHVRAFLLEASILDTFTPELAEAVTGRADARRLLAELERRNAFVQPAAEYSATYRFHRLFAELLRAQLMCEAPERTANLHGHAAVWLAAHGQTVEAVSHAVKARDWHAAATIAIDHYMIGRLVLEGRSCRLGALLGQLPDDCEDAEAAVVAAALALADGSVDRCARHLARAEDLVIRRGWEYTEALALADSVLGVLLAAARDDHPQVLQFSPAIEQALGRVPAAVLTNRPELRLLTTAAQGSAHSHLGAVDAAATCLTQVATSTAAGCRGLAIDSLAHLSLVEAYRGRLDRAGKLATEALEAADQCGLEPARRPVLAHLTLAWVAMERYQVDAAGRHLRASDPRHHPRTDGVAAAAYGLVKSRRLQARGELRGAMGLLEEALTAPGPPPPEWLARELTVSHGHLLIVTGRPGEAVETVGRFATPHPAEVVVLHAAALAAGGAPEQAAETLVPVLASTALTPPTCVEAWLVMATIAEQLGEVERARNSLRHALRAAGPEFQRRAVQQVWARLRRVLRDDDELAQQYRLLQGETPAVPRPGVRATDAGGVVIVETLSRREMEVLHGMAAMLPTEEIAATLYVSVNTVKTHVRSILRKLSASRRNEAVRRARSLGLIGDVTRPG
- the ppk2 gene encoding polyphosphate kinase 2, translating into MPAKADHCLRPWQVELLKLQRHLEAEDLRMIVLFEGRDAAGKGGAIRRVTRYMNEKRYRVVALGRPTEDQRSQWYFQRYVAQFPTGGEIVLFDRSWYNRAMVERVFGFCSQREYQHFLRGVTGFEKDLVRQGTVLVKLYFSVTKEEQARRFERRLTDPLRRWKLSEIDLQAQDRWDDFTNHKYEMLVRTDIKAAPWLIVRSNDKRRARLNTIKVILNAVDYKERATDLDFRPDPLIVVPGADEVALMQAQRRRSGRFTG
- a CDS encoding cation:proton antiporter, coding for MTSSALALIAVAVFAWGAFSARLERADLTAPIAFVGLGVLLAALSDVDADAGAAGVAVLTEVTLAWVLFSDAARVGVRELRSDAGVYGRLLGLALPLTVVVGAAVAWALPGIGSPWIALLIGAALAPTDAALGAVVITHPAVPVRIRRILNVESGLNDGFVTPIVMVALAGAASAPGHADANAFAAVLQLVAGAVIGAVIGASGGWIVRVASRRGWTDESYAGPAVLALALVAYAGALVGQGNGFVAAFAGGIAFGHVAGRGRPRAVSYVEQTAGLASLLVWLLFGAIAVPLLYGRIDTMTVLYAVLSLTLMRMVPVALSLAGAGFGARAVLFVGWFGPRGLASVVFALLAVEHLGGRAAPAVAVIVVTVLLSVVAHGLTADPWATRFGARVAPRGEPAPGEPATGEPGTREPAATERLRRSPAATTGP